The following are encoded in a window of Amycolatopsis solani genomic DNA:
- the mptB gene encoding polyprenol phosphomannose-dependent alpha 1,6 mannosyltransferase MptB yields MGEQDQQTTVIATGSAHPVTLSPVLPREPLPLEACEQRGLNVVRRFGTIGSLFLALGSLGAGAAPVINPVQEIPVLRLFTRIPTVSLAIAISGMGILVLSWLMLGRFARPDRARLASQGQLARTIALWVLPLLVIPPLFSRDVYSYLAQSEIVHRGMDPYVLGPAQALGVADPYTAGVSNMWRETPAPYGPLVLRLGGWLAPLAGNSIAVGVLLQRVLALAGVVLIVWALPRLARRFGVQPATALWLGALNPLLIFHFVAGAHNDALAVGLMLAGLEVGIRKLPIRVKGDTPPPLARGELLYIGLGVAIITLGVAVKLPAVFALPFFAVMVARRWHGRLKDLFLAGAPMAAWFGLVLVAVCFGTGLGFGWVGATFNTPGLVRSWISPTAELANLSGVLGIALGLGNHTNGLVPILGALGYLVAVAITFKFLWDSFKWRYRPIIGLGVSLGAVMILQINLQPWYVLWAVIPLAAAAGTSRFRVAATVLSAALPFLLPPTGSTFDGRPYVLPFAYVAAIVVCGGGMLIVRRLAPVLLSRPSPRLPARADAVS; encoded by the coding sequence GTGGGTGAGCAGGACCAGCAGACGACCGTGATCGCGACCGGGAGTGCCCACCCCGTGACGCTTTCGCCCGTCCTCCCCCGCGAACCGCTCCCCCTCGAGGCCTGCGAGCAGCGCGGGCTCAACGTCGTGCGCCGGTTCGGCACGATCGGGTCGCTCTTCCTCGCGCTCGGCTCGCTCGGCGCCGGCGCCGCCCCCGTGATCAACCCGGTGCAGGAGATCCCGGTGCTGCGGCTGTTCACCCGGATCCCGACGGTGTCGCTGGCCATCGCCATCTCCGGCATGGGCATCCTGGTGCTGAGCTGGCTGATGCTCGGCCGGTTCGCCCGCCCCGACCGCGCCCGGCTCGCGTCGCAGGGCCAGCTCGCGCGCACCATCGCACTGTGGGTGCTGCCGCTGCTGGTGATCCCGCCGCTGTTCTCCCGCGACGTCTACAGCTACCTCGCGCAGAGCGAGATCGTGCACCGCGGGATGGACCCCTACGTGCTCGGCCCGGCGCAGGCGCTCGGCGTCGCCGACCCGTACACCGCGGGCGTGTCGAACATGTGGCGCGAGACGCCGGCCCCGTACGGGCCGCTGGTGCTGCGCCTCGGCGGCTGGCTGGCGCCACTGGCCGGCAACAGCATCGCGGTCGGCGTGCTCCTGCAGCGCGTGCTCGCGCTGGCCGGCGTCGTCCTCATCGTCTGGGCGCTGCCGCGGCTGGCGCGCCGCTTCGGCGTCCAGCCCGCGACCGCGCTGTGGCTCGGCGCGCTGAACCCGCTGCTGATCTTCCACTTCGTCGCCGGCGCCCACAACGACGCGCTCGCCGTCGGCCTGATGCTGGCCGGGCTGGAGGTGGGCATCCGGAAGCTGCCGATCCGGGTGAAGGGCGACACGCCCCCGCCGCTGGCGCGCGGCGAACTGCTCTACATCGGGCTGGGGGTGGCGATCATCACCCTCGGGGTCGCGGTGAAGCTGCCCGCGGTCTTTGCGCTGCCGTTCTTCGCCGTGATGGTCGCGCGGCGCTGGCACGGCAGGCTGAAGGACCTCTTCCTGGCGGGCGCGCCGATGGCGGCGTGGTTCGGCCTCGTGCTGGTCGCCGTCTGCTTCGGCACCGGGCTCGGGTTCGGCTGGGTCGGGGCGACGTTCAACACCCCCGGGCTCGTCCGGTCGTGGATCTCCCCCACCGCCGAGCTGGCCAACCTCTCCGGCGTCCTGGGCATCGCGCTCGGCCTCGGCAACCACACCAACGGCCTGGTGCCGATCCTCGGCGCGCTCGGCTACCTCGTCGCCGTCGCCATCACCTTCAAGTTCCTGTGGGACAGCTTCAAGTGGCGCTACCGGCCGATCATCGGGCTCGGCGTGTCGCTGGGCGCGGTGATGATCCTGCAGATCAACCTGCAGCCCTGGTACGTGCTGTGGGCGGTGATCCCGCTGGCCGCCGCGGCGGGGACGTCCCGCTTCCGGGTGGCCGCGACGGTGCTGTCCGCGGCCCTGCCGTTCCTGCTCCCGCCGACCGGCAGCACCTTCGACGGCCGCCCGTACGTGCTGCCGTTCGCCTACGTCGCGGCGATCGTCGTCTGCGGCGGCGGGATGCTGATCGTGCGGCGGCTGGCGCCCGTGCTGCTCTCCAGGCCGTCCCCGCGGCTGCCCGCGCGGGCCGACGCCGTATCGTGA
- a CDS encoding COX15/CtaA family protein, translating into MPFTSLVARLPFPSAAVQRAVGIAAVLAQALIGVTGSIVRVTGSGLGCPTWPQCVAGSLVPKHDSGIDALNQWIEFGNRLLTGVVILVAAVAVVTAWRVQIDHPGRKRLVKLAWTMPGGVVLQAVVGGLTVLAKLEWWTVAIHFLATTPLVWLAVLLLRAFREGDEPARSLVPGRSVLVALAVVMWLVLAAGTTVTGAGPHSGDINTHRLAVSVETLAQVHGGLLVLYLLLLAVFGLQLLRAGAPKSLWQRYTVVWVVAVAQGGLGSLQYALGVPEAMVSFHVLGAMAVIIATASLWTGSRDRGPAISLAPASRELAAA; encoded by the coding sequence GTGCCGTTCACCAGCCTCGTCGCCCGTCTGCCGTTTCCGTCCGCCGCCGTGCAGCGGGCCGTCGGGATCGCCGCGGTCCTCGCGCAGGCGCTGATCGGCGTCACCGGCTCCATCGTGCGCGTCACCGGCTCCGGGCTCGGCTGCCCGACCTGGCCGCAGTGCGTCGCCGGCAGCCTCGTGCCGAAGCACGACTCCGGCATCGACGCGCTCAACCAGTGGATCGAGTTCGGCAACCGGCTGCTCACCGGCGTCGTCATCCTGGTCGCCGCGGTCGCCGTCGTCACGGCGTGGCGCGTGCAGATCGACCACCCGGGCCGCAAGCGCCTGGTGAAGCTGGCCTGGACGATGCCCGGCGGCGTGGTGCTGCAGGCCGTCGTCGGCGGGCTCACCGTGCTCGCGAAGCTGGAGTGGTGGACGGTCGCGATCCACTTCCTCGCCACCACTCCCCTCGTCTGGCTCGCCGTCCTGCTGCTGCGCGCGTTCCGCGAAGGCGACGAGCCCGCGCGGTCACTGGTGCCCGGCCGCTCGGTCCTGGTCGCGCTGGCCGTCGTGATGTGGCTGGTGCTCGCGGCCGGCACAACGGTCACCGGCGCCGGCCCGCACAGCGGCGACATCAACACGCACCGCCTGGCCGTCTCGGTGGAGACGCTCGCCCAGGTCCACGGCGGGCTCCTGGTGCTCTACCTGCTGCTGCTGGCCGTGTTCGGCCTGCAGCTGCTGCGTGCCGGCGCGCCGAAGAGCCTGTGGCAGCGCTACACCGTGGTGTGGGTGGTCGCGGTCGCCCAGGGCGGGCTCGGTTCGCTGCAGTACGCGCTGGGCGTGCCGGAGGCGATGGTGTCGTTCCACGTCCTCGGCGCGATGGCGGTCATCATCGCGACGGCGTCCCTGTGGACCGGCAGCCGCGACCGCGGCCCGGCGATCTCGCTGGCACCCGCGTCCCGCGAACTCGCCGCCGCCTGA
- a CDS encoding acyl-CoA desaturase, which translates to MTSRAAPKPLISHRRGTGEMIVLKTFLLVPFAALLIAVPLVWGWGMTWLDLVLAAAFYVFATLGVTVGYHRYFTHGAFKASRPLRVVLAIAGSMAVQGSVIFWVASHRRHHAFADREGDPHSPWLFGTTPSALLRGFWHAHMGWMFGREVTNADRFAPDLVADGDLRWVSRHFWLWITLSLALPAVLGGLLSWSWWGMVTAFFWAGLVRIAFLHHVSWSVNSVCHLIGERPFASRDRAANFWPLAVLSMGESWHNSHHADPTCARHGVLRGQVDISARVIRTFEQLGWATDVRWPRADRLAAKRA; encoded by the coding sequence ATGACCTCGCGCGCCGCCCCCAAGCCGCTGATCTCCCACCGCCGCGGCACGGGCGAGATGATCGTGCTCAAGACGTTCCTGCTGGTGCCCTTCGCGGCGCTGCTCATCGCCGTCCCGCTGGTCTGGGGCTGGGGCATGACCTGGCTCGACCTGGTCCTCGCGGCGGCGTTCTACGTCTTCGCGACGCTGGGGGTGACGGTCGGCTACCACCGCTACTTCACCCACGGCGCGTTCAAGGCCTCGCGCCCGCTGCGGGTGGTGCTGGCCATCGCGGGCAGCATGGCGGTCCAGGGTTCGGTGATCTTCTGGGTGGCCAGCCACCGCCGCCACCACGCGTTCGCCGACCGCGAGGGCGACCCGCACTCCCCCTGGCTCTTCGGCACCACGCCGTCGGCGCTCCTGCGTGGCTTCTGGCACGCGCACATGGGCTGGATGTTCGGCCGCGAGGTGACCAACGCGGACCGCTTCGCCCCGGACCTGGTGGCGGACGGCGACCTGCGGTGGGTCAGCCGCCACTTCTGGCTGTGGATCACGCTGAGCCTGGCCCTCCCGGCCGTGCTGGGCGGGCTGCTTTCGTGGTCGTGGTGGGGAATGGTGACGGCGTTCTTCTGGGCCGGCCTGGTGCGGATCGCGTTCCTGCACCACGTGAGCTGGTCGGTGAACTCGGTGTGCCACCTGATCGGCGAGCGCCCGTTCGCCAGCCGCGACCGCGCCGCCAACTTCTGGCCGCTGGCGGTGCTTTCGATGGGCGAGTCCTGGCACAACTCGCACCACGCGGACCCGACGTGCGCGCGGCACGGGGTGCTGCGCGGGCAGGTCGACATCTCGGCGCGGGTGATCCGGACGTTCGAGCAACTGGGCTGGGCGACGGACGTCCGGTGGCCGCGAGCGGATCGGCTGGCCGCCAAGCGGGCCTGA
- a CDS encoding ABC transporter ATP-binding protein: MSAPAVEITGLVKSYGSTRAVDGLDLRMERGSLLALLGPNGAGKTTTVEICEGFLKPDAGSVRVLGLDPVRESAALRPRVGIMPQGGGAYPGVRADEMLGLVASCAASPLDPAWLLDTLGLSSVRRTPFKRLSGGQQQRLSLACALVGRPELVFLDEPTAGMDPQARRLVWDLLAALRRDGVSVLLTTHLMEEAEALADTVVIADHGKVVVSGAPQSLTVDESGTAGLRFKARTRLDTELLTAALPEGYAVRESAPGTYVVAGSIDPQVVSTVTAWCAQQGVLPEELQVGKRTLEEVFLELTGRELRA; this comes from the coding sequence GTGAGTGCCCCCGCCGTCGAGATCACCGGGCTGGTCAAAAGCTACGGCTCCACCCGCGCGGTCGACGGTCTCGACCTGCGGATGGAGCGCGGCAGCCTGCTCGCCCTGCTCGGCCCGAACGGGGCCGGCAAGACCACCACCGTCGAGATCTGCGAAGGCTTCCTGAAGCCTGACGCGGGTTCGGTCCGGGTGCTGGGGCTCGATCCGGTGCGCGAGTCGGCCGCGCTGCGCCCCCGCGTCGGGATCATGCCCCAGGGCGGCGGCGCCTACCCCGGCGTCCGCGCCGACGAGATGCTCGGGCTGGTCGCCTCGTGCGCGGCTTCCCCGCTGGACCCGGCCTGGCTCCTCGACACCCTGGGGCTGTCGTCGGTGCGCCGGACGCCGTTCAAGCGCCTCTCCGGCGGCCAGCAGCAGCGCCTGTCACTGGCGTGCGCCCTGGTCGGGCGCCCCGAGCTGGTGTTCCTCGACGAGCCGACGGCGGGCATGGACCCCCAGGCCCGCCGCCTGGTGTGGGACCTCCTGGCGGCGCTGCGCCGCGACGGCGTGTCGGTGCTGCTGACCACGCACCTGATGGAGGAGGCGGAGGCGCTGGCCGACACGGTGGTGATCGCCGACCACGGCAAGGTCGTCGTCTCCGGCGCGCCCCAGTCCCTGACGGTGGACGAATCCGGCACGGCGGGGTTGCGCTTCAAGGCCCGCACCCGGCTCGACACGGAGTTGCTGACGGCGGCCCTGCCCGAGGGCTACGCGGTCCGCGAATCGGCCCCGGGCACGTACGTCGTGGCCGGCTCGATCGACCCGCAGGTCGTCTCGACGGTCACGGCGTGGTGCGCGCAGCAGGGCGTGCTGCCCGAGGAGCTGCAGGTGGGGAAGCGGACGCTCGAAGAGGTCTTCCTGGAGCTGACCGGACGGGAGCTGCGGGCATGA
- a CDS encoding ABC transporter permease: MTAFEPGTFTPAPGRGSLGRMLRTHARVEASLTLRHGEQVLLTLLIPLALLIGLSLLDILPASSLGSTSKVDWITPRILALAVMSSAFTGQAIALGFDRRYGVLKRLSATALPRWLLVAGRVVAALVVVVLQAVIIGVVAAFLGWSPSLSGLFSAVLLLVLGTLAFGALGVLLGGALRAEAVLALANIVWFVLLLAGGILLAPSSLPSGLAFVVELLPSGALAEGLRAALVDGAFAPGPMLVLAVWAVLAGALASRTTKLT, encoded by the coding sequence ATGACGGCCTTCGAACCGGGCACCTTCACCCCCGCCCCGGGCCGCGGCTCGCTGGGCCGGATGCTGCGCACGCACGCGCGGGTCGAAGCGAGCCTGACGCTGCGCCACGGCGAGCAGGTGCTGCTGACGCTGCTTATCCCGCTGGCGCTGCTGATCGGGTTGTCGCTGCTGGACATCCTGCCCGCCTCGTCGCTGGGTTCGACGTCCAAAGTGGACTGGATCACGCCCCGGATCCTGGCGCTGGCGGTGATGTCGTCGGCGTTCACCGGCCAGGCGATCGCCCTGGGCTTCGACCGGCGTTACGGGGTGCTGAAGCGCCTGTCGGCGACGGCGTTGCCGCGGTGGCTGCTGGTGGCCGGCCGGGTGGTGGCGGCGCTGGTGGTGGTCGTCCTGCAGGCGGTGATCATCGGCGTGGTGGCGGCGTTCCTGGGCTGGTCGCCGTCGCTGTCCGGCCTGTTCTCGGCGGTGCTGCTGCTGGTGCTGGGAACTCTCGCTTTCGGGGCACTGGGCGTTCTCCTGGGTGGCGCCTTGCGGGCGGAAGCCGTGCTGGCGCTGGCGAACATCGTCTGGTTCGTGCTGCTGCTGGCGGGCGGGATCCTGCTGGCGCCGTCGTCGTTGCCGTCCGGGCTGGCTTTCGTCGTCGAGCTGCTGCCGTCGGGGGCTTTGGCCGAGGGCCTGCGTGCCGCGCTGGTCGACGGGGCGTTCGCGCCGGGGCCGATGCTGGTGCTGGCCGTCTGGGCGGTACTGGCGGGCGCGCTGGCTTCGCGGACCACGAAACTCACCTGA